In Astatotilapia calliptera chromosome 20, fAstCal1.2, whole genome shotgun sequence, one genomic interval encodes:
- the LOC113013284 gene encoding 39S ribosomal protein L49, mitochondrial-like → MAALFGATVLRRAWLGPSSLCCRTPGAPVSAAGLRFVSNAAPEDNRSPIIESTEEYKYVERLIPSSRIPTPPKHTGPTPSGWVPPADSPPSLPYMIRRSRMHNIPIYIDVTNSNRKLTLIRKVEGDIWALEKDVRQYLQEVTGKELPTQVNEVTMTLKVKGHFDKELKDWLVSKGF, encoded by the coding sequence ATGGCGGCCCTCTTCGGAGCTACCGTACTCCGCAGAGCGTGGCTGGGACCTTCCAGCCTGTGCTGCAGGACACCGGGGGCTCCTGTCTCTGCTGCCGGGCTCCGGTTTGTGAGTAATGCTGCTCCAGAAGATAATCGGTCGCCGATAATAGAGTCCACGGAGGAATACAAGTACGTTGAGCGGCTCATCCCCTCATCACGGATTCCCACTCCGCCTAAACACACCGGTCCTACCCCATCGGGCTGGGTCCCTCCTGCGGATTCACCGCCGTCTCTGCCCTACATGATCCGCCGCTCCCGCATGCACAACATCCCGATTTATATCGACGTGACCAATAGCAACCGGAAATTAACGTTGATACGGAAAGTGGAGGGCGACATTTGGGCTCTAGAGAAGGACGTGAGGCAGTACCTGCAGGAGGTGACGGGAAAAGAGCTACCTACACAGGTCAACGAGGTCACCATGAccctgaaggtcaaaggtcacttcGATAAGGAGTTGAAGGACTGGCTGGTCAGCAAAGGTTTTTGA
- the zgc:103759 gene encoding U8 snoRNA-decapping enzyme produces the protein MASGQLSRAEALACSGCRHACHVMLYADTKAQLFGRIPIKHIILMQMRFDGLLGFPGGLVNPSEETLESGLSRELSEELGLALPISVEDHVDSCYAPPSSPSSSSRLITHFYVKKMDEEQIREVERAAASTAADHGLEVLGMVRVPLYTMKGGGGLASFLSHSFIGNARSQLVHSMLRLNLVAPGELHKALTHSLKTHAHTKQDLQAALALTQGLRKQF, from the exons ATGGCGAGTGGACAGCTGTCGAGGGCGGAGGCATTGGCATGCTCAGGCTGCAGGCATGCGTGCCATGTGATGCTCTACGCTGACACGAAAGCTCAGCTGTTTGGAAGAATTCCCATCAAACATATCATACtg ATGCAGATGCGCTTTGACGGTCTGCTGGGTTTCCCTGGCGG GCTCGTTAACCCTTCGGAGGAGACCCTTGAGTCGGGGCTTAGCAGGGAATTGTCAGAAGAGCTAGGCCTGGCTTTGCCAATATCTGTTGAAGATCATGTGGATTCTTGCTATGCACCtccttcctccccctcctcctcttcacgtCTTATCACTCACTTTTACGTGAAGAAGATGGATGAAGAGCAGATTAGGGAGGTGGAGAGGGCAGCTGCATCCACTGCAGCAGATCACGGTTTGGAG GTCCTGGGAATGGTCAGAGTCCCTCTCTACACcatgaaaggaggaggagggctcgCATCCTTCCTGTCACACTCTTTCATCGGCAACGCTCGCTCCCAGCTGGTCCACTCGATGCTGAGACTCAACCTGGTCGCCCCCGGGGAGTTGCACAAAGCCCTGACGCACTCTCTAAAGACTCATGCACACACGAAACAGGACCTGCAAGCAGCCCTGGCACTGACCCAGGGATTGaggaaacagttttaa
- the gss gene encoding glutathione synthetase: MRMAQGLPDEMLMNSALIKKLAEEAKDSAVTQGVLMRLQETPNSSEVVSFAPFTLFPTPVPKAVFSQALAVQTHYNTLVDKISQDADFLQEALASTIAVDDFTARLFKIHQQILKEGRSQSIVLGLNRSDYMLDQRENDTPSLKQIEINTIAASFGGLSSRTPDVHRHILKMAGKLEESERILDNNPAAGLARAIAKAWELYGSEKAVVAFFVEDVQRNIFDQRFVEYELWKRNIHVIRLRFEDVFKAGSLDQDKRLFVDGKEVAVVYFRNGYMPDNYTSEQSWDARLLMERSRAVKCPDISTHLAGTKKVQQVLARPGVLERFFPDQPQAVQQIRATFAGLYTLDMGPEGDKTVSMALAAPERFVLKPQREGGGNNIYGSEICQVLEEVKESTERTAYILMDKIHPTPVRNYLMRQGSPLKISNCLSELGVFGAYVRQGKDMVTNECVGHLLRTKSSEHSDGGVAAGVAVLDNPLLF, translated from the exons ATGAGAATGGCGCAGGGGCTACCAGACGAGATGCTGATGAACTCGGCTTTGATAAAAAAATTGGCAGAGGAGGCAAAAGACTCAGCCGTTACACAGGGTGTCCTAATGAGGCTCCAGGAGACCCCCAACTCATCTGAG GTGGTCTCCTTTGCTCCATTCACACTGTTCCCCACACCTGTACCTAAAGCTGTATTCTCCCAGGCTCTGGCAGTGCAAACACACTACAACACCCTGGTGGACAAGATTAGTCAGGATGCAGACTTCCTACAAGAAGCTTTGGCTAG CACCATCGCTGTGGATGATTTCACTGCAAGGTTGTTCAAAATCCACCAACAGATCCTTAAAGAAGGCAGGTCACAG TCCATTGTGTTGGGTCTCAATCGGTCTGACTACATGCTGGACCAGAGAGAGAATGACACGCCATCGCTAAAGCAGATAGAGATCAACACCATTGCTGCCAGTTTCGGAGGCCTTTCATCGCGCACGCCAGATGTACACAG ACATATCCTGAAGATGGCCGGCAAGCTGGAGGAGAGCGAGCGTATCCTGGATAATAATCCTGCAGCTGGTCTGGCCAGGGCTATTGCCAAAGCCTGGGAGCTCTATGGATCAGAGAA AGCAGTCGTCGCGTTCTTTGTGGAAGACGTCCAGAGAAATATCTTTGATCAGCGATTCGTTGAGTATGAACTTTGGAAGAG AAACATTCACGTAATAAGACTGCGGTTTGAAGATGTCTTTAAAGCAGGGTCCCTTGATCAGGACAAGAGGCTTTTTGT GGACGGCAAAGAGGTCGCCGTGGTGTATTTCAGGAATGGTTACATGCCTGACAACTACACTTCTGAACAG AGCTGGGATGCTCGTCTCCTCATGGAGCGCTCTCGAGCTGTGAAGTGTCCAGATATCAGCACTCACCTGGCTGGTACCAAGAAGGTTCAGCAAGTGCTCGCCAGACCCGGAGTCCTGGAGAGGTTCTTCCCGGACCAGCCTCAAGCTGTGCAGCAGATCCGAGCGACGTTCGCCGGCCTCTACACTCTAGACATG GGTCCAGAGGGGGACAAAACAGTGTCAATGGCCTTGGCAGCACCAGAGCGGTTTGTCTTGAAGCCTCAGCGAGAAGGAGGAG GTAACAACATTTATGGATCAGAGATCTGCCAGGTCCTGGAAGAAGTGAAGGAGAGTACCGAGCGTACAGCCTATATTCTGATGGATAAAATCCATCCAACCCCTGTAAGGAACTACCTGATGAGACAAGGCAGCCCCCTGAAAATAAGCAACTGTCTCAGTGAACTGGGAGTGTTTGGAGCATATGTAAG ACAGGGTAAAGACATGGTGACAAATGAGTGTGTGGGCCATCTGCTGAGGACCAAGAGCTCAGAACACTCAGACGGGGGCGTCGCAGCAGGAGTGGCCGTGCTCGACAATCCTCTGCTGTTCTGA